The sequence below is a genomic window from Flavobacterium lipolyticum.
CAGTCCTTGAAGAGGCTATTGCAAGTTCACAGGTTGAAGGGGCTGCAACAACAACAAAAGTAGCTTTTGAAATGCTGAAGTCAGAAAGAAAGCCCAGAAACGAGTCTGAGCAGATGATTTTCAATAATCTTCGCGCGATAAAATTTATTACGGGCGAGCTGGATAAAAAACTGGATTTTGAATTTATTGTTGAGATTCATAAAATAATGACAGCAAATACCAGTGCGGAATACTGCTCGGGAGTCTTTCGAAAAACGCCGATATTTGTGCAGGATCATGTGGATGGAGAGATAGCCCATACACCTCCCGATGCTGATGCGGTGGGTTATTTTATGCAGGATCTGTGCGATCTTGCAAATTCGGAAAAGCCCTTTATCCATCCGATAATAAAAGCTTCTATAATCCATTTTATGTTTGGATTTATCCACCCGTTTCTTGATGGAAACGGAAGAACGGCGCGTGCCCTGTTTTATTGGTTCCTGCTTAAAAAGGATTATTCGCTGATAAAGAATATTTCCATTTCCAGAGCAATTCTAAATTCAAGAATCCAGTATGATAAAGCTTTTTTAAAAACAGAGAATGATGATAATGATATGACTTATTTTATAAATTATTCCATTAAAAGTTTAAGAGTTGCATTCGAAAGCTTGATTAATTACAGGGATAAAAAGAAAATTGAAGCGGACAACAGCAATTTAATTGCTTACAAACTACTTGAAAAAGGGCTTAATAAACGACAGGCCGATCTTGTGTCTCATCTGTATTCAAAAGAAGATGCCCATGTGAATATTTCTTTATATTCTTCAAGACATGAAGTTGTAAGACAGACTGCAAGAAAGGATTTGAACGAACTTATACGTATGGGACTGATTGGGGAGCAGAAATCCGGCAGAGACATTGTAATTAAACTACTTTCCAGAGCAAAAGTGGATAATTTTTTAGCTCAATAATTTTTGACTATAAAGCCCGTGGAGTCAATATTTCTCGGGCTTTAATTTCTTTATCAATCATTTTATAGATATTTTTTACAGTTTAAAGAACGTTGTGAAATAAGCTAATCATATGCCTTTTTTTCTTGTCTTTTTAATAATTCAGTGAACCCGTGTAAAATTATATCTCATAGATGTAGAGACCGCTGGAAATTTCAAGATGAATAATTATTCGTTAGAAATATTCTTAGCATAGAAGCTACGCTGGAGAGCATTTTATTACGGATCTTCAGACTCCGCAACATAAAGTTTAACTGGTTAATTTCCTAAAAAAAGAAATATACAGTCGCTAACGGTTGTGGGTAAAGAGTTTACATCGATTCGAACTAAACTCAGCTGTCCTTGATTTTACTGAGTTTTTACTTTGTCAAAAATCAATGCGCCACGATTCTGCCACAAAACTTGAATACTTAGAAGATGATATATGTCTATGTTTATAATTTTAAATTCAGTGTTAACTTGTGTGGTAAAAAAAGCAAAAACTCCGTTTATCAATAAAAATTACTGCTTTGGCAGTAATTTTTATTGATTGATACATTAACTTTGGATTAATTTAAATATTTTTAACTATTTACTGTTAAAGCGGTAAAATATTCCAAACTTTGTAGTTTTTTATTCTATAGAAGATAAAAAATGACTACATTTACTGCTTAGACAGTAATTATGAATGATTTTGATTTAGGGCAGTTAATTAGGGAACATCGCAAAGCTGCGGGACTTACGCAGCTTCAATTAGCAGATCTGGCAGGTATCGGCAAAACAACTGTGTTTGATATTGAAAAGAATAAAACATCAGTAAGATGGGACAGTCTAGTCGCAGTCTTGAATATTTTGAATATTGATATTCAATTTATAAGTCCATTAAAAAAATAAGAGATGAGAAAAGCAGTAGTTTATGTTCACGGTACCAGGGCAGGTGAGCTTATGGAAGAAGAAAACGGAAGGTATTTATTTATCTATGATGATGATTATTCTTCAGAGCCAGTGTCCTTAACGATGCCTTCTGCCCACAAAAAATATTCATTTCTGGATTTTCCGCCGTTTTTTGAAGGGCTGTTACCGGAGGGTATAATGCTTGAAGGCCTTTTAAAAATAAATAAAATAGATAGGAAAGATTATTTTTCACAGCTTATAGCTGTAGGTAATGATTTGGTAGGGGCAGTAACGGTTAAAGCTGAAAGTAATGAATAGATGTCTGATTACTTATAAACCTTGCGGAGAAGATTTGTACAGCGTAGAAGGCTTGAAATTATTATCTTCTAAGTTGCTCTCATTACAAACGCTTCCTTTTTCTGCATCAGAACTACGTCAGGAAGCAGCAAATAGAGCAACTAAGTTATCAATTCAGGGCGTTCAGCCTAAATTAAGTGCCGTATTATCGATTAAAAACCAGCAATTTGAAATTGTAGATCAGTACGGTAATTTTATTATCAAACCGCAGAGCGATATATTTCCTGAATTACCCGAAAATGAAGATCTTACTATGCGAATGGCTAAGGTTTATGGAATTGAAGTACCGCTTCACGGACTCATATATTCTAAAGATAATTCGAAATCTTATTTCATAAAAAGGTTTGACAGGTATGGTAAAGGCAGGAAATATGCCACTGAAGATTTTGCACAGCTGACAGGGAGTTCCAGAGATACTAAATATAATTTTACGATGGAGAAAATTGTAAAAGTGATAGAGGACTTTTGTACATTCCCTTCAATTGAAAAAGCAGAATTTTTTAAGAGAATCCTATTCTGTTTTATCACTGGTAATGAAGACATGCATCTCAAAAACTTTTCCTTGATAACAAAATCAGGAAAAACAACTCTAACGCCTGCTTATGATTTCCTGAATTCGTCTATTGCTATTAAAAATCCGCAGGAAGAAATGGCTCTTAAACTAAAAGGGAAAAAAAACAATTTTAAAGCGGGTGATTTTATTGATTATTTTGGAAAAGAAAGATTAGGGTTAAATGACAAAATTATCGATAGCGCTTTAAAATCAATGTTCGAGAATACAACAAAATGGAATGAATTAATTGAGATTTCTTTTTTGTCTGAAGCAATGAAAGAAAAGTATTTTAAATTGATGAAAGAACGATTGGCGAGGTTTTAGTTATTGATATTTTTGAATATTTTATTGATTTAATTTTTAGTCCAATTTCTCATATTAGCTTAGTTAGGTTCTGTCGCATCTGGGAATAACTTTTATCTTTTGAATTTTAAACCGATCAAAAAGATGAATACTAAAGGTTATTGTTATTCAAAATAGATCATTCTTAAGGCTGTGTATTTTAAATTAAGATTTACACTTAGTTATCGGAATGTTGAAGAGATCATGATAATGCGCGGAGTTCATGTTGATCATGCTGCTATTCAACGCTGGGTCTATAAGTTTACACCTTTCATCAAGTTAGAAATGAAGAAGAGAAAAGGCAGAGTGGGGACGAGCTGGAGATTGGATGAGACCTATATCAAAGTAAAAGTTATATGGTGTTATTTATATCGAACGGTAGATAAATTAGGTAATACGGTTGACTTTCTTTTGAGCAGAAAAAGACAACAAATGAGCGCTCAGTCTTTTCTAATTAAAGCAATTACTAATAATTGCCAAGAGTAATAAACATTGATAAAAGCGGTTCTAATACTGCAGCAATCAAAGTCTATAACAAACGTTCATTCTCAAAGATTAAAATCCGGCAGTGTAAATATCTCAACAATATTATAGAACAGGATCATCGTTTTATAAAGTGGAGGATACAAAACGGGTTAGACTTTAAAAGCTTTGAATCAGCAAGACGAACATTGAGCGGAATTGAAGTTGTGTATATGCTGAGAAAGAATCAGATGATTGAACCAGGGATAACTATGTGTAAATCATTCTGTAAATTGGCGGCCTAACTTTTAAATTACTTAAAGTGTTATATTTGATTCTGACAGATGCGACAGACCCCCCTTTTACTTGTATAAACTAAATCAAAGCGTTTGCAATTTGGCTTTTTAGATACTTACTACTTAATAAAACGTATTAAGAACCTTTTTTTATTAGCCTGCGTTACAAACGCTACAATTATCTTTTAAATATTATGTAGGCACTCGTTGTATACGAGCACCAGAGGGAATAAAAAAATCACTAACCGAATACTCCGTTGATCTGCGATAACACCCAACTGAAACCTCCGCCTGCCAAATTCACATAACAGGTTTGTCCACTGAATGCAATAATAGTTCTACCCGCAGGTGCGGTCACCTGAAAATTTTGTGTATCAACTACATTGGGATTAATGGTGGCGGGATAACTTGTGCCGTTGATGGTGATTTGAACTACCACATTTTGTCCGTACCAGTAGCCTGTTACGTAACTGAAAGCGGTGAGGCCATTTGTGAGATTGATCGGATTATTCCCATTGCCGCCATCACCACCGTGTTGTAATAGTTGTACCACATACGAGCCGTCGCTGCTGACATTGGTACATTGGATGGCATCCACAACATCTCCGCTACGGATAACGATACTTTGGATAATAGTAGGAGTAGTTTGCGCATTCAAGATGGCTCCATCGTCGAACACAACCACATCCGGTTGGCCGGTCAGGTATGGCCGCATCAATAGTTGCTGACTTTGCTCGAAAGGCCAGTTGGAAGAATCAAGCCGCCAACTCATCATAGTTTGGTAGGGGTATTGCTTACTCTGGTACTGAATCCCAGCAGCGTATTGCTGAGAAGCATAAAGCGCAGTGACACCACTTTCTAAATAAGCACCGAATCCCAATAGATCGGCATTGATACCGTGTGCAATAAATACGCTAGGATCGCTAACCCAGTAACTTTGCAAATTGAACACATCCACATTGGCATTCACAGCGTCCGCATTCAGGTTGTTGACATTACCGGACTGGTTAGAACTCGCCGAAATGGCCAGATAATAGGTATCCCCGAAAGCCTTACCCAATGCGTTGAGCCATTGGCCACATTGCTTATGGGAGAGTTGGCTCGTGGGCTGTTCCCAATCAATGTCAAAACCATTGAGGTCATTTTTAGCCAGAAAGTTGGCAACATTGGTAGCAAAAGTGGTCAGCAGGGCGGGGTTGTTGATGATCGTTTGGAGATCCTTGGTGATTTCTTGGGTATGGGCCAGTAAAGCAAATATGGTGATGTCCGGGTTTTGTGCACGGGCATCTAAAACCTGTTGTGCAAGATATGTGTTACTGGTTTGCAGGGTGGGACTGCTAGGGTTGCTCATATCCACTCCAAACCAGCCGATGCTCAGGTAATCAAGGGTGCTGTATATCCCGTTGAGCTTAATAGAACTAAAATTGCTGTTGGGTGAGCTGTAGGTCGCGTTTGCTGGATGTAGCTCATTAGTCAGCCACGCACCGATGGCGCCGGTAAAGTTTTTTTTGCTTTTCATGTGATTAGAATTTTAGAGTTTTTTCTACCTAATTTTTAATTTCTTTATTAAAAATACCAACTAATAGGCTTTTATAATGCAAAAAATGTAATGAGTACGATTTTCTAATGTATGAGTAAGCATAATCTTGGAATAAGATGCAGTTAATTATTTTAAACGATTTAGAAGAAGAATTAAAGGTTAAGAACCAAAACACAAAATTAGATCATAAAATAAGTACAAATTTGTCTTATGGATTTTTAAAAAACCGAATTTTAGAATTGCTTTTTAAAGAAGCTCCTTTAGAAGAAGTATTCAGGTTCTGTCGCATCTAAAGCTAAGTTTTATCTTTGCCTTTTTAAATTCTTAAACTCATGAATACTAAAGGTCATTGCTATCCGATGTCTATTATACTGCAGGCCGTATATTTTAAGCTTAGGTTTACATTAAGCTATCGGGATGTTGAAGAGATCATGATAATGCGCGGAGTTCATGTTGATCATGCTACTATTCAACGCTGGGTCTATAAGTTTACACCTTTCATCGAGTTAGAAATGAAGAAGAGAAAAGGCAGAGTGGGGGAGAGTTGGAGATTGGATGAAACCTATATCAAAGTAAAAGGCATTTGGTGTTATTTATATCGAGCGGTAGATAAATTAGGTAATACAGTAGACTTTCTTTTGATCGGAAAAAGACAGAGAATGAGTGCTCAGTCATTTCTAATTAAAGCAATTAGTAATAACTACAAGCCAAGAGTGATAAATATTGATAAAAGTGGTTCTAATACTGCCGCTATCAAAGTCTATAACAAGCGTTCATTCTCAAAGGTTAAAATCCGGCAGTGTAAATATCTCAACAATATTGTAGAACAGGACTATAGATTTATAAAATTTAGGATACAAAACGGGTTAGGCTTTAAAAGCTTTGAATCGGCAAGACGAACATTGAGCGGAATTGAAGTTGTGCATATGCTGAGGAAGAATCAGATAGTTAAACCCGGGATAACTATGTTTAAATCATTCTGTAAATTGGCAGCATAACTTTTAAATTACTTAAAAACTTGCATTTGATTCTCTCAGATGTGACAGAACCAAAAAAGGCCTTGTAACATCTGCAACAGATTTGAGAAATAGAATTAGGGAAAAATAGTTTTGTGTTTGAATTATTTACTTCTCTTTATTGTTTAAGTAAAATAAATAGAAAAAGCTGTCGAAAATTTGACAGCTTTTTTTTTGAACAATACTTAACGCGTTTAAAATGTTCAATGTTTTTAATCTATATTTGGATAAAAGTCTGAGGCTTTAAGTGTAAAAATAGACCCTATAAATAAAAATGAACATAAATACAATCCAACATCACAGCTATGAAAAAGGACTTCCTCAAGAAGGAAATTTTATACTTGGACAAAAACATGGAGACAATATATTTGTATATCAGGCATTCAATGATAAAATTGCGGACTATGCGATAGAAAATCAAAAATTTGGAGGACAAGAGTACAGCTTTGACAGAATGACTTGGATAAAACCAAACTTTTTGTGGATGATGTACAGGAGTGATTGGGCGAACAAAGACAGCAACCAAAGTCGAATTTTAGCTATTGAAATGACTTTTGAAGGTTTTCAAGAGCTTCTTGCCGAAGGCATTTTAACAAGCTATAATGAAGCCTACGGCGATGAATCTGCATGGAAAGAAAAACTAAATACTAGCAACGTAAGAATTCAGTGGGATCCTGACCATAATATTAAAGGAGACAAGTTAAAACGCAGGGCTGTTCAAATAGGAATTAAAAATGAAGCTTTAAAAAAGTTTAATAGCAAATTTATAAAATCAATTCAAGACATTACTGATTTTGTAAAAGAACAAAAAGAAAAAATTGACAGCGGAAAAGGTTGGTATTATGTGATTAACGAATCTATAATTGAAGTTAACAGTGATTTAAAAAAGAAATTTTCTATACTGAAGTATTTCGAACATCATTTGTTGAAGAACTAATTTTAGAATTTGAGAATACAAAAGAAATCAGTCAAACAAATTTTGAAAAACTGCTAGTTGATAACGATCAACCAGAAAGAGATGAATTTGTTGGTTATGTAAAAAATTACATTAATGCAGAATTGTCAAGGTATCTTTTGAAAGCTGCTATTCTTTACAGAAGAGATGAGGAATTGGGTGTGTTTGACTGTATGTGCGAAGACCTTCTGATGCTTAGTTACTTTGCTAGTAAGAATAAGAATATAATTGATCTTCACTTGATTTTGGAAGCTAAATTAGTGGATTTTGACACTTGGTGCGGATTTGATGGTGAAATGATTTTTTATCCTTTGGGACATCAACAAACAAAAGAATACATCGCAAGCTATAAAGATTTTTTAGTAGAAAATATTCCAGGATTTGCTCCTCAAACAGCTGACTATTTCATTGAATCTTTTGACGAAGAATATTTGTATAAAAAAAACCATAGCAGAGCCTTTTGGTATTTTTGATCATATACTACTAACTTTAGGCTGATAAAAATAGGAAAGCCATGCAAAAATTACGATTTAAAAAAGAAATAAATGTGTCGGCTTCAGCTCAAAAAGTATGTGAAACGATGCTGGGCTTAAAGGGTAAAGCTACTTACCAATATTAGGTTGCAACTTTTGAACCTGATCCTTTTTCTTGTTCAGATTATCTAATCTTTTTGCTTAATCCCCAACTTTTGAACCTGATCTCTAAAACATGTGCTTTTTGAAAAGTTTGTAAAAACGAAAAAGCCTTTAAACACTAGTGTTTAAAGGCTTTTGACTTTTAAAGTTTCTTTGGAAACTTCTACTGGCGGAGAAAGAGGGATTCGAACCCCCGGACCTGTTACAGTCAACAGTTTTCAAGACTGCCGCATTCGACCGCTCTGCCATTTCTCCAGTATGTTGCGATCATTTGCTGATTGCGAGTGCAAATATAAGATGCTTTTTCGGTTCTCAAAACTTTTTTAGCGCTTTTTTTTAAGCTTTTTTGAAATAATTTTCAAGTATCTAATTATCAGTATTTACGAAAAATAGATTTTTGAAAAAATTAGTTCAGGTCGTCCAAAATAGGCACCGGTTTTTTGTTTTCATCCACCGCAACAAACGAAAATGTTCCAGAAACTACGGTTTCGCGAAGCTCGGAATACATTTGCTCCATAAAAATATCGACGTGAATTTTACAACTCGTTCTTCCAACACTGATCACTTTGGCTACTAATTCGATTAAAGTTCCCGCCGGAATGGCTTTTTTAAAATCGATTTGACCGGTTGAAATCGTTACTACTTTTTTTCTGCTGAATCTTGTAGCACAAATAAAAGCAACTTCGTCCATAACATGAAGCGCTGTTCCTCCAAATAAAGTGTCGTAATGGTTTGTGGTACTCGGGAAAACCGCTTTGAAAATTCGTGTTTCCGATTTTATAATTCTTTCTTCTACTGTTCCCATATATTAATAACTTACGTATTCGGTAATTTCAAGTCCATATCCAATCATTCCCACACGTTTTGTTTGTTCCGTGTTAGAAACCAATCTGATTTTTGAAATGTCGATATCGTGTAAAATTTGCGCACCAATTCCATAATCTTTGCTGTCAATGATTACTTTTGGAGCTTTCATTGTTCCTCCTGCCTGTAAGGTTTTAAGTTCGGCAATTCTGTTCAATAGATTTACAGCCGTCATATCCTGATTAACGAATAACACGGCTCCTTTGCCATTTTCATTAATCACCTTGAACATATCGTCTAATTGCTGTTCAGCATTATTGGTCAAAGTGCCAAGTAAATCATTGTTTACCTGCGAAGAATTGATTCTTGTTAAAATAGCCTCTCCCAGATTCCAGGTTCCTTTTGTTAAGGCAATATGAATTTGCTTGTTGGTAGTTTGCTCGTATGCTCTTAATCTAAAAGTTCCAAAACGGGTTTCAATATCAAAATCCTCTTTTTTAACAATCAGGCTGTCGTGTTGCATTCTGTAAGCTACCAGATCTTCAATCGAAACTAATTTTAGATTGAATTTTTTAGCCACTTTTGCCAATTCAGGTAAACGAGACATGGTACCGTCTTCATTCAAAATTTCGCAAATAACACCAGCTGGTTTAAATCCTGCCAACCTGGCAAAATCTATAGCGGCTTCAGTGTGTCCGGTTCTTCTTAAAACTCCGCCTTGTTTGGCTACTAAAGGGAAAATATGTCCCGGACGTGCCAATTCATGTGGTTTAACATTTGAATCGGTCAGTGCTATTACCGTTTTAGAGCGGTCAGCTGCCGAAATTCCTGTTGTTACCCCATGTCCTTTTAAATCTACAGAAACCGTAAAAGCAGTTTCCATATGATCGGTATTGTTGGTTACCATTGGTCTTAGGTCTAATTCCTTACAACGGCTTTCTGTCAATGGAGCACAAATTAATCCGCGTCCGTGAGTAGCCATGAAATTGATCATTTC
It includes:
- the ribB gene encoding 3,4-dihydroxy-2-butanone-4-phosphate synthase, with amino-acid sequence MSTTKIQLNTIEEAIEDIRQGKVIIVVDDEDRENEGDFLAAAEKVTPEMINFMATHGRGLICAPLTESRCKELDLRPMVTNNTDHMETAFTVSVDLKGHGVTTGISAADRSKTVIALTDSNVKPHELARPGHIFPLVAKQGGVLRRTGHTEAAIDFARLAGFKPAGVICEILNEDGTMSRLPELAKVAKKFNLKLVSIEDLVAYRMQHDSLIVKKEDFDIETRFGTFRLRAYEQTTNKQIHIALTKGTWNLGEAILTRINSSQVNNDLLGTLTNNAEQQLDDMFKVINENGKGAVLFVNQDMTAVNLLNRIAELKTLQAGGTMKAPKVIIDSKDYGIGAQILHDIDISKIRLVSNTEQTKRVGMIGYGLEITEYVSY
- a CDS encoding glycosyl hydrolase family 18 protein, yielding MKSKKNFTGAIGAWLTNELHPANATYSSPNSNFSSIKLNGIYSTLDYLSIGWFGVDMSNPSSPTLQTSNTYLAQQVLDARAQNPDITIFALLAHTQEITKDLQTIINNPALLTTFATNVANFLAKNDLNGFDIDWEQPTSQLSHKQCGQWLNALGKAFGDTYYLAISASSNQSGNVNNLNADAVNANVDVFNLQSYWVSDPSVFIAHGINADLLGFGAYLESGVTALYASQQYAAGIQYQSKQYPYQTMMSWRLDSSNWPFEQSQQLLMRPYLTGQPDVVVFDDGAILNAQTTPTIIQSIVIRSGDVVDAIQCTNVSSDGSYVVQLLQHGGDGGNGNNPINLTNGLTAFSYVTGYWYGQNVVVQITINGTSYPATINPNVVDTQNFQVTAPAGRTIIAFSGQTCYVNLAGGGFSWVLSQINGVFG
- a CDS encoding IS6 family transposase encodes the protein MNTKGHCYPMSIILQAVYFKLRFTLSYRDVEEIMIMRGVHVDHATIQRWVYKFTPFIELEMKKRKGRVGESWRLDETYIKVKGIWCYLYRAVDKLGNTVDFLLIGKRQRMSAQSFLIKAISNNYKPRVINIDKSGSNTAAIKVYNKRSFSKVKIRQCKYLNNIVEQDYRFIKFRIQNGLGFKSFESARRTLSGIEVVHMLRKNQIVKPGITMFKSFCKLAA
- a CDS encoding DUF4291 domain-containing protein, with translation MNINTIQHHSYEKGLPQEGNFILGQKHGDNIFVYQAFNDKIADYAIENQKFGGQEYSFDRMTWIKPNFLWMMYRSDWANKDSNQSRILAIEMTFEGFQELLAEGILTSYNEAYGDESAWKEKLNTSNVRIQWDPDHNIKGDKLKRRAVQIGIKNEALKKFNSKFIKSIQDITDFVKEQKEKIDSGKGWYYVINESIIEVNSDLKKKFSILKYFEHHLLKN
- a CDS encoding HipA domain-containing protein, translated to MNRCLITYKPCGEDLYSVEGLKLLSSKLLSLQTLPFSASELRQEAANRATKLSIQGVQPKLSAVLSIKNQQFEIVDQYGNFIIKPQSDIFPELPENEDLTMRMAKVYGIEVPLHGLIYSKDNSKSYFIKRFDRYGKGRKYATEDFAQLTGSSRDTKYNFTMEKIVKVIEDFCTFPSIEKAEFFKRILFCFITGNEDMHLKNFSLITKSGKTTLTPAYDFLNSSIAIKNPQEEMALKLKGKKNNFKAGDFIDYFGKERLGLNDKIIDSALKSMFENTTKWNELIEISFLSEAMKEKYFKLMKERLARF
- a CDS encoding acyl-CoA thioesterase, producing MGTVEERIIKSETRIFKAVFPSTTNHYDTLFGGTALHVMDEVAFICATRFSRKKVVTISTGQIDFKKAIPAGTLIELVAKVISVGRTSCKIHVDIFMEQMYSELRETVVSGTFSFVAVDENKKPVPILDDLN
- a CDS encoding helix-turn-helix domain-containing protein, which produces MNDFDLGQLIREHRKAAGLTQLQLADLAGIGKTTVFDIEKNKTSVRWDSLVAVLNILNIDIQFISPLKK
- a CDS encoding Fic family protein, coding for MKIESPPNVANILTAELINDFFQRKYESFVRSTDDRYYYWDELKYRKNLPFPDDLEKSWSLIKLHRQVSYKALKFGNREFYYNVTENIQKNLHEFDLKLIGGLYKSPITQYDKAEYLKSSVLEEAIASSQVEGAATTTKVAFEMLKSERKPRNESEQMIFNNLRAIKFITGELDKKLDFEFIVEIHKIMTANTSAEYCSGVFRKTPIFVQDHVDGEIAHTPPDADAVGYFMQDLCDLANSEKPFIHPIIKASIIHFMFGFIHPFLDGNGRTARALFYWFLLKKDYSLIKNISISRAILNSRIQYDKAFLKTENDDNDMTYFINYSIKSLRVAFESLINYRDKKKIEADNSNLIAYKLLEKGLNKRQADLVSHLYSKEDAHVNISLYSSRHEVVRQTARKDLNELIRMGLIGEQKSGRDIVIKLLSRAKVDNFLAQ
- a CDS encoding HipA N-terminal domain-containing protein yields the protein MRKAVVYVHGTRAGELMEEENGRYLFIYDDDYSSEPVSLTMPSAHKKYSFLDFPPFFEGLLPEGIMLEGLLKINKIDRKDYFSQLIAVGNDLVGAVTVKAESNE